Proteins found in one Arthrobacter pascens genomic segment:
- a CDS encoding carbohydrate ABC transporter permease, producing MSAQAGTQALVGDARRKRRRGVNGGSGAFYAFISPWLIGTVLLTLFPLGYALWISFTNWDGISPSQNWIGLENYTDALAEPQMWASLQRTGLLAIVIVPVTICGGLGLALLLNEKVHWRSGLRMLVYLPAIVPPVAATLTWKLLFDRDSGAINGFLAIFGADAVSWMSGNTVFIVLMVVMLWGIGAGVLINLAALQDVPAELHEAARLDGANAFSAFWHVTLPSISPVLLFQVITTTIGVLQTFVPALLLSPANGPAAITAVPEANRIFMVDVYAQYFAYSRYGYASAMLWLFFLAILVVTIITFKIGGRTVFYAVDLSEEGKQK from the coding sequence GTGAGTGCACAGGCGGGGACACAGGCTCTGGTTGGGGATGCTCGCCGCAAGCGCCGGCGAGGAGTTAACGGCGGTTCGGGGGCTTTCTACGCCTTTATTTCACCGTGGCTGATAGGAACGGTACTCCTCACGCTTTTCCCTTTGGGCTACGCCCTGTGGATCAGCTTCACCAACTGGGACGGAATTTCCCCCAGCCAGAACTGGATCGGATTGGAGAACTACACCGATGCCTTGGCTGAACCGCAAATGTGGGCCAGCCTGCAACGCACTGGCCTGCTGGCCATCGTTATCGTGCCCGTGACCATCTGCGGAGGGCTGGGGCTCGCGCTACTGCTGAACGAAAAGGTCCATTGGCGATCGGGCTTACGCATGCTCGTCTACCTGCCGGCCATCGTTCCGCCCGTCGCAGCAACGCTGACCTGGAAGCTGCTGTTCGACCGCGACAGCGGGGCAATCAATGGTTTCCTTGCGATCTTCGGCGCCGATGCAGTGAGCTGGATGTCCGGAAACACGGTGTTCATTGTCCTGATGGTGGTCATGCTGTGGGGCATCGGCGCTGGCGTGCTGATCAACCTCGCCGCCCTGCAGGATGTTCCTGCAGAGCTCCATGAAGCCGCACGGCTGGACGGGGCCAACGCCTTCTCGGCGTTCTGGCACGTCACCCTGCCGAGCATCTCGCCGGTACTTCTTTTCCAAGTGATCACCACGACCATCGGCGTCCTGCAGACGTTTGTCCCGGCGCTGCTGCTCTCACCGGCCAACGGACCGGCGGCCATCACCGCGGTACCTGAAGCTAACCGGATCTTCATGGTGGACGTCTACGCGCAGTACTTCGCATACTCCAGGTACGGGTACGCCTCCGCGATGCTTTGGCTCTTCTTCCTGGCCATCCTGGTGGTCACCATCATCACGTTCAAGATCGGCGGGCGAACAGTGTTCTACGCCGTCGACCTCTCCGAAGAAGGGAAGCAGAAATGA
- a CDS encoding carbohydrate ABC transporter permease has product MTLIAHRKGTDSDAPPEIPIRHIPERKNRVAFVILLVVCAILFLPVLWLLLTALKSPQQMGSDPITWIPIPPQVQNFISATTALPFWAYAANSLFLSTVCGLLTTISSAVVGYGFARLNGKGKKVLFGILIAMMMTPPIITLIPTYLLFAKVGLVGTYWPWVLWGMAGAPYLIFLYRQFFAQLPRELEEAAILDGCGRLRIFVQIFLPLSKPVIITAFVLSFNGVWGDFIAPQLLLNQDNTTLAVAITTGYVNSAGFPVNNLLAAGAVLYVVPVLIMFFFVQRSYVRGFATSGMK; this is encoded by the coding sequence ATGACTCTCATCGCTCACCGGAAGGGAACGGATTCGGACGCCCCGCCCGAAATCCCCATCCGCCACATCCCGGAGCGCAAGAACCGGGTGGCGTTCGTGATCCTGCTGGTTGTCTGCGCCATTCTCTTCCTGCCGGTCCTTTGGCTCTTATTGACGGCGCTGAAGTCTCCGCAGCAGATGGGTTCCGACCCCATCACCTGGATTCCCATCCCGCCCCAAGTGCAGAACTTCATCAGTGCCACAACAGCCCTGCCGTTCTGGGCATATGCCGCCAACTCGCTGTTCCTTTCCACCGTCTGTGGTCTGCTGACAACCATCAGTTCGGCCGTTGTTGGCTACGGGTTCGCCCGCCTCAATGGCAAAGGAAAGAAGGTTCTCTTCGGGATTCTTATAGCCATGATGATGACGCCCCCCATCATCACCCTTATCCCCACCTACCTGCTGTTCGCGAAGGTCGGACTGGTCGGAACGTACTGGCCGTGGGTGCTCTGGGGCATGGCAGGTGCCCCCTACCTCATTTTCCTCTACCGCCAGTTCTTCGCCCAACTGCCCCGGGAACTTGAGGAGGCCGCCATCCTCGACGGCTGCGGACGGCTGCGCATCTTTGTGCAAATCTTCCTGCCGCTCTCCAAGCCCGTCATCATCACAGCCTTCGTCCTCTCTTTCAACGGGGTGTGGGGCGACTTCATTGCCCCGCAGCTCCTGCTGAACCAGGACAACACCACCTTGGCGGTGGCCATCACCACCGGCTACGTCAACAGCGCCGGGTTCCCGGTAAACAATCTCCTGGCGGCCGGCGCCGTACTCTACGTCGTCCCCGTGCTCATCATGTTCTTTTTCGTCCAGCGGTCCTACGTCCGCGGGTTTGCCACCTCAGGCATGAAATAG
- a CDS encoding mandelate racemase/muconate lactonizing enzyme family protein, with protein MKITDLEILTINDGGALMMVVVHTDEGIFGVGEVGLRSRQLAVRGALEHFRPLLVGNDPFRTEHLWQVMSRSGFYPADRVLASAISAVDIALWDLKGKALDVPVYELLGGAVRDRVKCYRHIGGADHAELVDNARRALEEGWTVGRLSVPSEGDLLEPRAATRHALAEVAAVRDELGSEFELILDVHTRLELPEATTLCRELEGANMYFIEDPLRWENPDIYRTLRQRTSVPLAAGEQAASKWEIRPLIEQDLIDYARFDICIVGGFTEAKKIAGWCESHHIRTATHNPLGPIATAASLHLNMTLPTFGIQEQYQLPGTQANDVFPVQATMDGEWMRRPEAPGLGLEVDLEAARAHQMEPPPMPQLRRLDGSFTNW; from the coding sequence TTGAAAATTACGGACCTCGAAATCCTCACCATCAACGACGGCGGCGCACTGATGATGGTTGTTGTGCACACCGACGAAGGGATCTTCGGCGTTGGCGAAGTGGGGCTCCGCTCGCGCCAGCTGGCCGTCCGGGGAGCCCTGGAACACTTCAGGCCCCTCCTCGTCGGCAACGACCCCTTCCGCACCGAACATCTGTGGCAGGTCATGTCCCGGTCCGGCTTCTACCCCGCGGACCGGGTACTCGCCTCGGCCATCTCAGCAGTGGACATTGCCCTGTGGGATCTGAAGGGCAAGGCGCTGGACGTCCCGGTGTACGAGCTGCTCGGCGGGGCGGTCCGCGACCGGGTTAAGTGCTACCGGCACATCGGGGGTGCAGACCACGCCGAGCTCGTAGACAACGCGCGACGGGCCCTTGAAGAGGGGTGGACCGTAGGGCGCCTCTCGGTGCCGTCCGAAGGGGACCTGCTGGAACCCCGCGCCGCGACCCGCCATGCCCTGGCGGAAGTGGCTGCGGTCCGGGATGAGCTCGGCAGTGAATTCGAGCTGATACTGGACGTTCACACACGGTTGGAGCTTCCGGAAGCAACAACGCTGTGCCGCGAACTGGAGGGGGCCAACATGTATTTCATCGAAGATCCGCTGCGCTGGGAGAATCCGGACATCTACCGCACACTGCGCCAGCGCACCTCCGTGCCGTTGGCCGCAGGTGAGCAGGCCGCATCCAAATGGGAAATCCGGCCCCTGATCGAACAGGACCTGATCGACTATGCACGCTTCGACATCTGCATCGTCGGCGGGTTCACCGAGGCCAAGAAGATAGCCGGCTGGTGCGAGTCCCACCATATCCGCACTGCCACCCACAACCCGCTGGGCCCCATCGCCACCGCGGCGTCCCTGCACTTGAACATGACTCTGCCCACGTTTGGAATCCAGGAGCAGTACCAGCTTCCAGGCACTCAGGCCAATGACGTGTTCCCGGTCCAGGCCACCATGGACGGGGAATGGATGCGCCGCCCCGAGGCGCCGGGCCTGGGACTGGAGGTGGACCTTGAGGCCGCCCGGGCCCACCAGATGGAACCGCCTCCCATGCCCCAGTTGCGCCGCCTCGACGGATCCTTCACCAACTGGTGA
- a CDS encoding NAD-dependent epimerase/dehydratase family protein has protein sequence MDSRSGEKTPRPLVVVTGAAGRVGRLTSQALSGRYRLRLVDREWPAEELREAEDGPERLALDLSHSSAWDKAIESAHAVVHLAGNAHPEIDAKTAFEGGAMLTAHLAAAAAGSDLKRIVFASSIHTMGLHHRHGHYPISRQWAPRPCCEYGAAKVFSENLLEILTERTPISVVCLRLGLVGFPPATADLASQWLGPRDFAQLLQAALTVPVHYGAYLGMSAGAADRWDLTETIRDLGFNSSDTAPDPEPLPDAGEGRPATHCLMFNPATLPPPTDRTED, from the coding sequence ATGGACTCACGCTCAGGCGAAAAAACACCGCGTCCGCTGGTTGTTGTCACCGGCGCCGCCGGGAGAGTCGGGAGGCTCACCTCCCAAGCCCTCTCAGGGCGCTACAGGCTCAGACTGGTCGATCGGGAGTGGCCTGCCGAAGAACTGCGGGAGGCGGAGGACGGGCCCGAGCGCCTGGCACTGGATCTCAGTCACAGCAGCGCCTGGGACAAAGCGATCGAGTCCGCCCACGCCGTCGTCCATTTGGCCGGAAACGCCCATCCGGAAATCGATGCAAAGACCGCCTTCGAGGGCGGGGCCATGCTCACCGCACATCTGGCGGCGGCGGCCGCCGGCTCGGACCTCAAGAGGATCGTGTTCGCGAGCTCCATCCACACCATGGGCCTGCACCACAGGCACGGGCATTACCCCATCAGCCGGCAGTGGGCTCCGCGCCCGTGTTGCGAATACGGCGCGGCCAAGGTTTTCTCGGAGAACCTGCTGGAAATCCTGACCGAACGGACGCCCATCTCCGTTGTCTGCCTGCGGCTTGGCCTGGTGGGCTTCCCCCCTGCCACGGCGGACCTCGCTTCCCAGTGGCTCGGCCCAAGGGACTTCGCCCAGCTGCTCCAGGCGGCGCTGACGGTTCCGGTCCACTACGGGGCGTACCTGGGAATGTCCGCGGGAGCCGCAGACAGGTGGGACCTGACCGAAACGATCAGGGACCTTGGCTTCAACTCCAGCGACACCGCACCGGACCCGGAACCGCTGCCGGATGCCGGGGAGGGACGGCCCGCTACACACTGCCTGATGTTCAACCCGGCAACCCTGCCGCCCCCGACTGACCGTACAGAGGATTAG
- a CDS encoding bifunctional 4-hydroxy-2-oxoglutarate aldolase/2-dehydro-3-deoxy-phosphogluconate aldolase, producing MEDASSDLLTNLRANRLLAIIRGNNPDACFDTAMTLIGAGITILEVSLTTQGALTVIRRVAEASRGRAVIGAGTVLTPGQVREAQEAGAQFIVTPCLAPSTDAAFNLGLPVLVGALTPAEVYAAAREGATAVKLFPASVGGPAYLKALRDPFPDIGFIPVGGVSAESVTDYLQAGALAVGAGSPLTGDAPRGGSLSELGDRARKFVRLAQDGSAEGHRAGGARQWMS from the coding sequence TTGGAAGACGCGAGTTCTGACCTCCTGACCAACCTGCGGGCGAACCGGCTGCTGGCCATCATCCGAGGGAACAACCCGGACGCCTGCTTCGACACTGCCATGACGCTGATCGGGGCCGGCATCACCATTCTTGAGGTCTCCCTCACCACGCAGGGCGCGCTCACCGTGATCAGGCGGGTCGCCGAGGCGTCCCGGGGCCGGGCGGTCATCGGTGCCGGCACCGTCCTCACTCCCGGGCAGGTGCGTGAGGCCCAGGAGGCCGGCGCGCAGTTCATCGTGACGCCGTGCCTGGCACCCAGCACCGACGCCGCCTTCAACCTTGGACTTCCCGTGCTGGTGGGCGCCCTCACCCCGGCCGAGGTTTACGCTGCGGCGCGCGAAGGGGCCACCGCGGTGAAACTGTTCCCGGCAAGCGTCGGCGGCCCCGCCTACCTGAAGGCCCTGAGGGACCCGTTCCCTGACATCGGCTTCATCCCGGTCGGAGGTGTGAGCGCTGAATCTGTGACGGATTACCTGCAGGCCGGGGCCCTCGCCGTTGGGGCGGGCAGCCCGCTGACAGGTGACGCACCCCGCGGCGGCAGCCTGTCCGAACTCGGTGACCGTGCCCGGAAGTTCGTCAGGCTCGCACAGGATGGCTCGGCAGAAGGCCACCGCGCAGGAGGTGCGCGCCAGTGGATGTCCTGA
- a CDS encoding sugar kinase has translation MDVLTFGETMIALRADRPLALNPNISATIAGAESNVAIGLARLGHDVQWAGRVGDDTGGELIRRTLRAESVGQYYVTTDPHRPTGILIFEERLPDLTRVGYFRQNSAGSALGINDFSAALSGSPRILHITGITPALGAGAADTVLQAAAAAHAAGATVTFDVNYRAKLWSRDEAAATLRALIPFVDVVIGSEDELTLLTDEQPGSSAAAKALIGHGVREVVIKLGADGARLHDAGGTVHSPAREVTAVDSVGAGDAFTAGYISGLLTGRTADERLHLANTMGAFAVASKGDWEGLPTLSELALLNAGNGTALR, from the coding sequence GTGGATGTCCTGACTTTCGGCGAGACCATGATCGCGCTGAGGGCTGACCGCCCGCTGGCCCTGAATCCGAACATCAGCGCCACCATTGCCGGAGCGGAATCCAACGTTGCCATAGGGCTGGCGCGTCTTGGCCACGATGTCCAGTGGGCCGGGCGGGTGGGTGATGACACCGGAGGCGAGCTGATCCGCCGCACGCTGCGGGCAGAGTCAGTCGGGCAGTACTATGTGACCACCGACCCCCACCGGCCAACCGGGATCCTGATTTTTGAGGAGCGACTGCCGGACCTGACCCGCGTCGGCTACTTCCGTCAGAACTCGGCGGGCTCCGCGCTGGGCATCAATGACTTTTCCGCGGCCCTGTCCGGGAGCCCGCGCATCCTGCACATCACCGGAATCACCCCCGCCCTGGGCGCGGGCGCGGCGGACACGGTGCTGCAGGCCGCAGCCGCCGCGCATGCGGCGGGTGCAACAGTCACTTTCGATGTGAACTACCGCGCCAAACTGTGGAGCCGGGATGAAGCCGCAGCGACCCTCCGCGCGCTCATCCCCTTCGTCGACGTCGTCATCGGCTCCGAAGACGAACTGACCCTCCTCACGGACGAACAGCCCGGCTCTTCAGCCGCAGCCAAGGCGCTCATCGGCCACGGAGTACGTGAAGTGGTGATCAAGCTCGGCGCGGACGGTGCCCGGCTCCATGACGCAGGCGGGACGGTCCACTCACCCGCCCGGGAGGTCACCGCCGTCGACAGTGTGGGCGCAGGCGACGCGTTCACGGCCGGTTACATTTCCGGGCTGCTGACGGGCCGCACCGCGGATGAACGGCTGCACCTGGCCAACACCATGGGTGCCTTCGCGGTCGCCTCGAAGGGCGATTGGGAAGGCCTCCCCACACTGTCAGAACTGGCATTGCTGAATGCCGGAAACGGCACGGCACTCCGATAA
- a CDS encoding SMP-30/gluconolactonase/LRE family protein has translation MTPTPEDHQTHHHPQWKACNRTPLELGEGPRMLPDGRVVAVDILRGQLWQVDLASPGQTVLLQQLPVPLGAVAPISGSETALLAAAGDGIAVLDGGTVTWLARPEGNSALSSADPSGTAVRMNDAVCDPAGRFWAGTMALDASPGAGTLHRVNIDGSISTVLTGLTIPNGPAFTFDGSVMYLADSAAGTITRFAVEPADGTLGPQHAFATVSKGSPDGMTVDTEDHLWVAIWGAGRIHRYRPDGSLERILHVPAEQPTSICFAGDTMSTLVVTTASIGLPTPGDCDGLILSADVGISGPPTPPARIRMVPAAHAPEGHGSISSPAAAG, from the coding sequence ATGACGCCCACACCTGAAGACCACCAGACACACCACCACCCGCAGTGGAAAGCATGCAACCGCACGCCCCTGGAACTCGGCGAAGGGCCGCGGATGCTGCCGGACGGACGCGTCGTTGCCGTCGACATCCTGCGCGGACAGCTCTGGCAGGTTGATCTGGCGTCCCCGGGACAGACTGTACTTCTACAGCAACTTCCCGTTCCGCTCGGCGCTGTCGCACCGATTTCGGGATCCGAAACCGCCCTGCTTGCGGCTGCCGGTGATGGTATCGCAGTGCTCGACGGCGGAACGGTCACCTGGCTGGCCCGGCCGGAAGGCAACAGCGCGCTCTCTTCAGCCGACCCGTCCGGGACTGCCGTCCGGATGAACGATGCTGTCTGCGATCCGGCGGGCAGGTTCTGGGCCGGAACGATGGCTCTGGACGCGTCTCCTGGGGCGGGCACCCTGCACCGCGTCAACATTGACGGAAGCATCAGCACCGTACTGACCGGCCTGACCATCCCGAACGGCCCTGCCTTCACCTTTGACGGATCCGTGATGTACCTGGCCGACAGCGCGGCAGGCACCATCACCCGCTTTGCTGTTGAGCCTGCTGACGGGACGCTGGGACCACAACACGCTTTCGCCACCGTCTCCAAAGGAAGTCCGGACGGCATGACCGTCGACACCGAAGATCACCTGTGGGTTGCGATCTGGGGCGCCGGACGGATCCACCGGTACCGCCCCGACGGCAGCCTTGAACGGATTCTCCACGTTCCCGCGGAACAGCCCACGAGTATCTGTTTTGCCGGCGACACCATGTCCACGCTGGTGGTTACGACGGCAAGCATCGGCCTCCCCACTCCGGGGGACTGTGACGGCCTGATACTGTCCGCCGACGTCGGCATCTCCGGTCCCCCGACGCCCCCGGCTAGGATCAGGATGGTCCCGGCCGCACATGCTCCGGAAGGCCACGGATCCATCTCCAGTCCCGCGGCGGCGGGCTGA
- a CDS encoding beta-L-arabinofuranosidase domain-containing protein, giving the protein MVNTTSTAEATTPPSSFSLSSVRLLDSDFKNAQDADVRYVLSLDADRLFAPFRREAGLPTPAPGYGGWETDGLDGHIGGHYLSACAQLFAATGDPRLGTCLDYALGILAECQAAAGTGYLGGVPGGRRLGEELAAGTVDADLFTLNGRWVPLYNLHKTFAGLLDAYAYAGAGHALPMLTSLADWWLGISARLTDEVFEAILHTEFGGLNDTFAALAQLTGRAEYLREARRFSHRAILDPLAGKRDELDGLHANTQIPKVVGYERCAAATGEEQYTRASDFFWETVLTRRTVSIGGNSVREHFHPANDFTPMIEDAQGPETCNTYNMLKLAKLRFERTSDPAAVDFYERATYNHILSSQHPGRCGFVYFTPMRPGHYRVYSKAQESMWCCVGSGLENHARYGELIYSHTPDDLLVNLYIASELDWDERGVRVRLETDFPRSDTATLHITAATPTEFTLRLRRPGWATGMEADVDGQPADTASPSGAGKDMAIHRSWEGTTVVTVRLAAAVRAETLPDGSPWVSFLYGPVVLASRGGRYGVPSFEAPDERMGHVASGPTLPLASTPVVTAPNPADAVVLLDRKALTAELAARLEGEQLSIPLEPFSGIHNERYTVYWPSGASAEQRRAELAALDAESEGAELVIDEVTAGEQQPESDHFFAGDGTRADGADGLHWRSATGWFSYVLKDPAREGTLLRVRFRPASGRGHILRVNGTELVEPTELHTAGAEVHEFPVTDGMRSSDGGQLEFSVHALPGLRTGDLLSVELLKGR; this is encoded by the coding sequence ATGGTGAACACAACCTCCACGGCCGAGGCAACCACACCGCCGTCGTCCTTTTCCCTGTCCAGCGTCCGGCTGCTGGACAGCGATTTCAAGAATGCCCAGGACGCCGACGTCCGGTACGTTCTCAGCCTGGACGCTGACCGGCTGTTCGCGCCGTTCCGCCGGGAAGCGGGACTTCCGACGCCGGCCCCTGGCTACGGCGGCTGGGAAACCGACGGCCTGGATGGCCACATCGGCGGCCACTATCTTTCTGCCTGCGCGCAGCTTTTCGCCGCCACGGGCGACCCGCGCCTGGGCACATGCCTGGATTACGCGCTGGGGATCCTGGCGGAATGCCAGGCCGCAGCCGGCACGGGCTATCTGGGCGGAGTTCCCGGCGGCCGCCGGCTCGGCGAGGAACTCGCCGCAGGCACGGTGGACGCCGACCTGTTCACCCTCAACGGCCGCTGGGTGCCCCTGTACAACCTGCACAAGACCTTCGCCGGGCTGCTCGACGCCTATGCCTACGCCGGCGCCGGGCACGCGCTTCCCATGCTGACATCCTTGGCCGACTGGTGGCTGGGCATCTCCGCCAGGCTGACGGACGAGGTTTTCGAGGCGATCCTGCACACCGAGTTCGGCGGCCTGAACGACACCTTCGCCGCGCTGGCGCAGCTCACCGGCCGGGCTGAGTATCTCCGCGAGGCCCGCCGCTTCTCCCACCGCGCCATCCTGGACCCCCTGGCCGGCAAGCGGGATGAACTGGACGGGCTGCACGCCAACACCCAGATCCCCAAGGTCGTGGGCTACGAGCGGTGTGCCGCCGCCACCGGCGAAGAACAGTACACCCGGGCTTCGGACTTCTTCTGGGAGACGGTCCTGACCCGTCGGACTGTGTCGATCGGCGGGAACAGCGTCCGCGAACACTTCCACCCCGCCAACGACTTCACCCCCATGATCGAAGACGCCCAGGGCCCGGAAACCTGCAACACCTACAACATGCTCAAACTCGCCAAGCTCCGCTTCGAACGGACCTCGGACCCGGCCGCGGTGGACTTCTACGAGCGGGCCACCTACAACCACATCCTGTCCTCCCAGCACCCGGGGCGCTGCGGCTTTGTCTACTTCACCCCCATGCGCCCCGGCCACTACCGCGTCTACTCCAAGGCGCAGGAATCCATGTGGTGCTGCGTGGGCTCCGGCCTGGAGAACCACGCCCGCTACGGCGAACTCATCTACAGCCACACCCCGGACGACCTTCTGGTCAACCTCTACATCGCCTCCGAACTGGACTGGGACGAGCGGGGTGTGCGGGTCCGGCTGGAAACAGACTTCCCCCGCTCGGACACCGCCACCCTGCACATCACTGCGGCCACGCCCACCGAGTTCACGCTCCGGCTCCGCCGTCCCGGCTGGGCCACGGGCATGGAGGCCGACGTCGACGGGCAGCCTGCGGACACAGCGTCACCTTCCGGCGCGGGCAAGGACATGGCCATCCACCGCAGCTGGGAGGGCACCACTGTGGTCACTGTGCGCCTGGCGGCCGCGGTCCGGGCCGAAACTTTGCCGGACGGCTCGCCGTGGGTCTCGTTCCTCTACGGCCCGGTAGTCCTTGCGTCCCGCGGAGGCCGCTACGGCGTTCCCTCATTCGAAGCGCCGGACGAACGCATGGGGCACGTCGCCTCGGGTCCCACCCTTCCCTTGGCCTCCACTCCGGTGGTGACGGCACCCAACCCGGCGGACGCCGTCGTACTTCTTGACCGGAAGGCGCTCACCGCCGAACTGGCTGCCCGGCTGGAGGGCGAACAGCTCAGCATCCCCCTGGAGCCCTTCTCTGGCATCCACAACGAGCGCTACACCGTCTACTGGCCCAGCGGGGCGTCGGCAGAGCAGAGGCGCGCCGAACTGGCGGCACTGGACGCGGAATCGGAGGGCGCAGAGCTGGTTATCGACGAGGTGACGGCGGGTGAACAGCAGCCCGAATCCGACCATTTCTTCGCCGGGGACGGGACACGCGCGGACGGTGCGGACGGTCTGCATTGGCGCAGCGCGACCGGCTGGTTCTCGTATGTCCTCAAGGATCCTGCCCGCGAAGGAACCCTGCTGCGGGTCCGTTTCCGTCCGGCATCGGGCCGGGGTCACATCCTGCGCGTCAACGGAACTGAGCTCGTGGAGCCGACCGAATTGCACACCGCCGGAGCCGAGGTACACGAGTTTCCGGTTACTGACGGGATGCGCAGCTCCGACGGCGGCCAGCTCGAATTCTCCGTCCATGCGCTGCCGGGCCTCCGGACCGGAGACCTCCTGTCCGTTGAACTGTTGAAGGGGCGGTGA